Proteins from one Nitrobacteraceae bacterium AZCC 2146 genomic window:
- a CDS encoding hypothetical protein (product_source=Hypo-rule applied; pfam=PF11294): MTTSGRDFYGEIPVFRGFDRLMDPALYAPLPDDWTIGLADIVQSTKAIAEQRYKAVNMAGASVIASITNALEGREFPFVFGGDGASFAVAPGDLDRAREALAATAAWVQDDLDLAMRVALVPVAHVRAQGLDVRVARFAPSPNLSYAMFSGGGLGWAEVAMKRGEFAVAQAPSGTHPDLSGLSCRFEEIPSARGLILSVLVVPTSSADASAFRRVIEDVIALVERSPDAGRPVPAGGPSLKWPPAGFDFEVRALGSGSLLVRRVQVLGRTFVAYLLMRFGISAGGFVPQTYIRQLVENSDFRKYDDGLRMILDCTPELEAALEQRLVAAASAGTIRYGLHRQDAAMMTCFTPSALRSDHVHFIDGARGGYASAATALKAMPV; the protein is encoded by the coding sequence ATGACCACCAGCGGCAGAGATTTCTACGGTGAAATTCCGGTGTTTCGCGGCTTCGACAGGCTGATGGATCCGGCGCTGTATGCGCCGCTGCCCGATGACTGGACCATTGGCCTCGCCGACATCGTCCAATCCACCAAGGCCATTGCCGAGCAGCGCTACAAGGCCGTCAACATGGCCGGCGCTTCGGTGATCGCATCGATCACCAATGCGCTGGAGGGCCGCGAATTCCCGTTCGTGTTCGGCGGCGACGGCGCCAGCTTTGCGGTGGCGCCCGGCGATCTCGATCGCGCCCGCGAGGCGCTCGCGGCCACCGCGGCCTGGGTGCAGGACGATCTCGATCTGGCGATGCGAGTGGCGCTGGTGCCGGTCGCCCACGTGCGTGCGCAGGGGCTAGATGTCCGCGTTGCGCGCTTCGCGCCGTCGCCGAATCTCTCCTACGCGATGTTTTCCGGCGGCGGCCTCGGCTGGGCCGAGGTCGCCATGAAGCGCGGCGAGTTCGCGGTGGCGCAAGCGCCGTCTGGCACGCATCCCGATCTCAGCGGTTTGTCGTGCAGGTTCGAGGAAATTCCCTCGGCGCGCGGCCTGATCCTTTCGGTGCTGGTGGTGCCGACATCAAGTGCCGATGCGAGCGCGTTCCGCCGTGTGATCGAGGATGTGATCGCGCTGGTCGAGCGCAGCCCCGATGCCGGACGTCCGGTGCCTGCGGGCGGGCCGTCGCTCAAATGGCCGCCGGCCGGTTTCGATTTCGAAGTCCGTGCGCTTGGCAGCGGATCGTTGCTGGTGCGCCGCGTCCAGGTGCTCGGCAGAACGTTCGTCGCCTATCTGCTGATGCGCTTCGGCATCAGCGCCGGCGGCTTTGTGCCGCAAACCTATATACGACAGCTGGTCGAGAATTCCGACTTCCGCAAATATGACGATGGCCTGCGGATGATCCTGGATTGCACGCCGGAATTGGAGGCGGCGCTGGAGCAGCGCCTGGTCGCGGCGGCGTCAGCCGGCACGATCCGCTATGGATTGCACCGGCAGGATGCCGCGATGATGACCTGCTTCACGCCCTCGGCGCTGCGCAGCGATCACGTTCACTTTATCGATGGCGCGCGTGGCGGCTATGCCTCCGCGGCCACCGCGCTGAAGGCAATGCCCGTTTGA
- a CDS encoding uncharacterized protein (DUF2147 family) (product_source=COG4731; cleavage_site_network=SignalP-noTM; cog=COG4731; pfam=PF09917): protein MAFRSAVMIALLGALFAAPAAKAQSGDEATGTWQTQAGDARVRVSKCGGGLCGAVVSLRDKIDPNTGKPPIDDKNPDPAKAKRSMIGVQLFIDMRPAGPNRWSGQIYNADDGKTYASNVSVAGPDTLKVEGCVGAFCGGENWTRVGR, encoded by the coding sequence ATGGCCTTTCGATCTGCCGTTATGATTGCGCTGCTAGGCGCACTGTTCGCAGCCCCTGCGGCGAAAGCCCAGTCCGGCGACGAGGCCACCGGCACCTGGCAGACTCAGGCCGGCGATGCGCGCGTCCGCGTCAGCAAATGTGGTGGCGGGCTGTGCGGGGCCGTTGTGTCGCTGCGCGACAAAATCGATCCCAACACCGGCAAGCCGCCGATAGACGACAAGAATCCGGACCCCGCCAAGGCCAAGCGTTCGATGATCGGGGTGCAGCTGTTCATCGACATGCGCCCTGCCGGGCCAAACAGGTGGTCGGGTCAGATCTACAACGCCGATGACGGCAAGACCTACGCCAGCAACGTCTCCGTTGCCGGCCCGGACACGCTCAAGGTCGAAGGCTGCGTCGGCGCGTTCTGCGGCGGCGAAAACTGGACCCGGGTCGGTCGCTAA